In Vigna unguiculata cultivar IT97K-499-35 chromosome 3, ASM411807v1, whole genome shotgun sequence, a single genomic region encodes these proteins:
- the LOC114179099 gene encoding probable pectin methylesterase CGR2, which produces MSKRQPSSTKRGDGFFSLSGVFNSKSKTSPLSISLVLLGTILLIIYAFGGSGLLRGRKNVVSRIEGYFSCTFEVPSAIPVLKNAYGGSMKNVLHVGPETCSVVSKLLSEGETEAWGLEPYEIEDADRHCKTLVHKGIVRVADIKFPFPYRPKSFSHVIVSDAFDYLSPKYMNKTLPELARVSADGIIIFTGSPSQRRAKIAQFSKFGRPAKMRSPSWWKQFFTDSSVKQNESASKKFEQAASKMSFKPTCQVFHLSSYG; this is translated from the exons ATGTCAAAGAGACAACCAAGTTCCACCAAACGTGGTGATGGGTTTTTTTCCTTATCTGGAGTCTTCAATTCCAAATCCAAAACTTCCCCACTGTCCATATCTCTTGTCCTCTTG GGAACTATCCTTCTCATAATTTATGCTTTTGGTGGGTCAG GTCTATTACGAGGAAGAAAGAATGTGGTTAGCAGGATAGAAG GTTATTTTTCATGCACTTTTGAGGTTCCAAGTGCAATTCCTGTTTTGAAGAATGCATATGGTGGCAGCATGAAAAATGTTTTGCATGTAGGCCCTGAGACTTGTTCAGTGGTCTCCAAATTGTTAAGTGAAGGGGAAACTGAAGCATGGGGTTTGGAGCCATATGAAATTGAGGATGCTGATAGACACTGCAAGACTCTAGTGCATAAAGGCATTGTACGTGTTGCAGATATAAAATTCCCTTTTCCATATAGGCCCAAGTCTTTTTCTCATGTTATAGTGTCAGATGCTTTCGATTACCTATCTCCGAAATATATGAACAAAACTCTTCCTGAGCTAGCAAGGGTATCTGCTGATGGAATTATTATTTTCACAG GTTCCCCAAGTCAGCGGAGAGCTAAAATAGCACAATTCTCCAAATTTGGCCGCCCA GCTAAAATGCGGTCTCCATCTTGGTGGAAACAATTTTTCACTGATTCAAGCGTAAAACAAAATGAATCTGCCTCAAAGAAGTTCGAGCAAGCTGCATCAAAGATGTCCTTCAAGCCAACCTGCCAAGTTTTCCACCTCAGTTCATACGGTTGA